Proteins from one Natrinema salinisoli genomic window:
- a CDS encoding replication factor A (Replication protein A protects and stabilize the intermediate ssDNA that is generated by the unwinding action of a DNA helicase at the replication fork. In addition, SSBs prevent the formation of secondary structures by single-stranded template DNA.): MSDVRQHADDIHEQFSDHLDVSVEDVEERLTTLVDEYKVPMDEARRSVTNHYLEEAGLEREDISSSDSEKASVEDVDEPEEWIDLTAKVIELWDPRSDSVAQVGLLGDPTGTIKFTKWAKSDLPALEEGGVYELRNVVTDEYQGRYSVKLNSTTVIEELDEDLEVGNDTSEVEGALVDMQSGSGLIKRCPEEGCTRVLQNGRCNEHGEGEGEFDLRIKAVVDDGIDAHEVIFDKDATEDLTGLSLEEAKDMAMDALDTTVVADEIRDDIVGTYYRIEGPTFGRYVLADDVEELDEPADPEELLIKARSM, encoded by the coding sequence ATGAGCGACGTACGACAACACGCGGACGACATCCACGAGCAGTTTTCGGATCACCTCGACGTGAGCGTCGAGGACGTCGAAGAGCGCCTGACCACGCTCGTCGACGAGTACAAAGTACCGATGGACGAGGCGCGCCGGAGCGTCACCAACCACTACCTCGAGGAGGCCGGCCTCGAGCGCGAGGACATCTCGAGCAGCGACAGCGAGAAAGCCAGCGTCGAGGACGTCGACGAACCCGAGGAGTGGATCGACCTGACGGCCAAGGTCATCGAACTCTGGGACCCCCGCAGCGACTCGGTCGCGCAGGTCGGCCTGCTCGGCGACCCGACGGGGACGATCAAGTTCACCAAGTGGGCCAAATCCGACCTTCCCGCGCTCGAGGAAGGCGGCGTCTACGAGCTTCGCAACGTCGTCACCGACGAGTACCAGGGCCGGTACTCGGTCAAGCTCAATTCGACGACGGTGATCGAGGAGCTCGACGAGGACCTCGAGGTCGGCAACGACACCAGCGAGGTCGAGGGCGCACTGGTCGACATGCAAAGCGGCAGCGGGCTGATCAAGCGCTGTCCGGAGGAGGGCTGTACCCGCGTCCTCCAGAACGGCCGCTGTAACGAGCACGGCGAGGGCGAAGGCGAGTTCGATCTCCGCATCAAGGCCGTCGTCGACGACGGCATCGACGCCCACGAGGTCATCTTCGACAAGGACGCCACCGAGGACCTGACGGGCCTGAGCCTGGAGGAAGCCAAGGACATGGCGATGGACGCGCTGGACACGACCGTCGTCGCCGACGAGATCAGAGACGACATCGTCGGCACCTACTACCGCATCGAGGGGCCGACCTTCGGTCGCTACGTTCTGGCCGACGACGTCGAAGAACTGGACGAGCCAGCGGATCCAGAGGAACTGCTGATCAAAGCGAGGTCGATGTAA
- a CDS encoding b(o/a)3-type cytochrome-c oxidase subunit 1, giving the protein MAMRNAYIDRFPNEARLIEAAFWSSFLALAIGGSLGLLQALHRTDFLRIMESPDYYTVLTAHGVLLAITFTIFFLVGIFTWGVTTSLDRGLVDLRFSWGWYAMMVVGTVLVGVSILGGVVDAIPMNADVLFTFYAPLQPHPAFYVGLVLFVVGTWLAGADWFRTWLAWRSDNPDERIPLPTFMALTTTLFWYLCTLGVALSILLLLLPWSMGIVDSVNPLLTRTLFWYFGHAVVYFWLMPAYMLWYIMLPKLSGGKLFSDPLARVVFVLFLLLSTPTGIHHQYLDPGIAEGYKFIAMTNTMFLLLPSLLTAFTVVASMEHGARQRGGTGYLGWLKALPWRDPVFTGMALAGLMFAAAGFSGMINAGMNINYLVHNTWWIVGHFHLTVGTAVALTFMAAAYWFIPQVTGKELWNRSLGLVQVLVWFVGMTFMSNAMHRSGLFGVPRRTAEPQYENFAFEPAAGSMGEINAQVALGATLLTVSLALFLLNMVMTSLGGSSDEIPDNTYAETLSGPEDAPVVLDNLKLWTAIATVLVIFAYTLPLASIIDAGGLFGPGIDGLQLSIGSDPAVALEHLREVMP; this is encoded by the coding sequence ATGGCGATGCGTAACGCCTACATCGACCGGTTCCCGAACGAAGCGCGGCTGATCGAGGCGGCGTTCTGGAGTTCCTTCCTCGCGCTGGCGATCGGCGGCTCGCTCGGGCTCTTGCAGGCGCTTCACCGCACCGACTTCCTCCGCATTATGGAGTCGCCGGACTACTACACCGTCCTCACCGCTCACGGCGTGTTGCTCGCGATTACGTTCACGATCTTCTTCCTCGTGGGTATCTTCACGTGGGGCGTGACGACCAGCCTCGATCGCGGGCTCGTCGACCTCCGGTTCAGCTGGGGCTGGTACGCGATGATGGTGGTCGGAACGGTGCTGGTCGGCGTCTCGATCCTCGGTGGCGTCGTGGACGCTATTCCGATGAACGCGGACGTGCTCTTTACGTTCTACGCGCCGCTGCAACCGCATCCGGCGTTTTACGTGGGGCTCGTGCTGTTCGTCGTCGGGACGTGGCTCGCCGGTGCCGACTGGTTCCGGACGTGGTTGGCCTGGCGCAGTGACAACCCCGACGAGCGGATTCCGCTGCCGACGTTCATGGCCCTGACGACGACCCTGTTCTGGTACCTCTGTACGCTCGGGGTCGCGCTGTCGATTCTCCTCCTCCTCCTTCCGTGGTCGATGGGGATCGTCGACTCCGTCAACCCGCTGCTCACCCGGACGCTGTTCTGGTACTTCGGGCACGCGGTCGTCTACTTCTGGCTGATGCCGGCGTACATGCTGTGGTACATCATGCTGCCGAAGCTCTCCGGCGGGAAGCTGTTCAGCGACCCGCTCGCACGAGTCGTCTTCGTACTCTTCCTGCTATTGTCGACGCCGACCGGGATCCACCACCAGTACCTCGATCCCGGCATCGCTGAGGGGTACAAGTTCATCGCGATGACGAACACGATGTTCTTGCTCCTCCCGAGCCTGCTGACCGCCTTCACCGTCGTCGCCAGTATGGAACACGGTGCGCGCCAGCGCGGCGGGACGGGCTATCTCGGCTGGCTCAAAGCACTGCCCTGGCGCGACCCGGTCTTCACCGGGATGGCGCTCGCGGGACTCATGTTCGCCGCGGCCGGCTTCTCCGGCATGATCAACGCGGGGATGAACATCAACTACCTCGTCCACAACACGTGGTGGATCGTCGGTCACTTCCACCTCACCGTCGGCACCGCCGTCGCGCTGACGTTCATGGCGGCCGCCTACTGGTTCATTCCGCAGGTCACCGGCAAAGAGCTCTGGAACCGCTCGCTCGGCCTGGTCCAGGTGCTGGTCTGGTTCGTCGGCATGACGTTCATGTCGAACGCGATGCACCGCTCCGGGCTGTTCGGCGTTCCCCGTCGGACCGCGGAACCGCAGTACGAGAACTTCGCGTTCGAGCCCGCCGCCGGCAGCATGGGCGAAATCAACGCGCAGGTCGCCCTCGGCGCGACGCTGTTGACGGTGTCGCTCGCCCTGTTCCTCCTGAACATGGTCATGACGTCGCTCGGCGGTTCCAGCGACGAGATCCCGGACAACACCTACGCCGAGACGCTGTCCGGGCCGGAGGACGCCCCGGTGGTCCTCGACAACCTCAAGCTCTGGACCGCCATCGCGACCGTGCTCGTCATCTTCGCGTACACGCTCCCGCTGGCGAGCATCATCGACGCCGGCGGCCTGTTCGGTCCCGGCATCGACGGCCTCCAGCTCTCCATCGGATCCGACCCCGCGGTCGCCCTCGAGCATCTCCGGGAGGTGATGCCGTAG
- a CDS encoding cytochrome c oxidase subunit II, translating into MNIHTYEKAWLVAAMVLIVGFMATITYGAVGPGIAMIDDDGGTIDPAEINDHERFGDPGVEHVGGNEYEVNVVAQAWAYTPEQIEVPANSEVTFYVTSRDVTHSFSVVGTNVNTMVIPGQISEMTVRFDEPGEYGILCNEYCGEYHHTMEGKLNVVPEDEFDLTELSVDAPSEVEAGNETTITANVSNGMQEDLETTVALEIGDQGSERDVTVPGDGSEAVEFTVDSAELGEGDHDWTVTVDDHEETGTLTVVNATDGGDESAANGGDGDA; encoded by the coding sequence GTGAACATCCACACCTACGAAAAGGCGTGGCTGGTCGCGGCCATGGTGTTGATCGTCGGCTTCATGGCGACGATCACGTACGGCGCGGTCGGTCCCGGCATCGCGATGATCGACGACGACGGCGGGACGATCGATCCCGCCGAGATCAACGACCACGAGCGCTTCGGCGACCCCGGCGTCGAGCACGTCGGCGGCAACGAGTACGAGGTCAACGTCGTCGCACAGGCGTGGGCGTACACGCCCGAGCAGATCGAAGTCCCGGCGAACAGCGAAGTCACGTTCTACGTCACGAGCCGGGACGTGACACACAGCTTCTCCGTCGTCGGGACGAACGTCAACACGATGGTCATCCCCGGGCAGATCTCGGAGATGACCGTCCGGTTCGACGAACCGGGCGAGTACGGCATCCTCTGTAACGAATACTGCGGTGAGTACCACCACACGATGGAGGGCAAACTGAACGTCGTCCCCGAAGACGAGTTCGACCTGACCGAGCTGTCCGTCGACGCTCCCAGCGAGGTCGAGGCGGGCAACGAGACGACGATCACGGCGAACGTGAGCAACGGGATGCAAGAGGACCTCGAGACGACAGTCGCACTCGAGATCGGCGATCAGGGATCCGAGCGAGACGTCACGGTCCCCGGTGACGGCAGCGAAGCAGTCGAGTTCACGGTCGACAGCGCCGAACTCGGTGAGGGAGACCACGACTGGACGGTAACCGTCGACGACCACGAGGAGACTGGAACGCTCACGGTCGTCAACGCGACCGACGGCGGTGACGAGAGCGCCGCGAACGGAGGTGATGGCGATGCGTAA
- a CDS encoding DUF7091 family protein, which translates to MPDRRQIERFLRSTLQEAGEQFEELRRSTDEQLDEARDSYEVAKNARGLPSDDAGRAKIVCRRYAEQRAAKLDEEFRPACYEQGHPDCEGCAEDVREGRIETW; encoded by the coding sequence ATGCCGGATCGGCGTCAGATCGAGCGGTTCCTCCGCTCGACGCTTCAGGAGGCGGGCGAGCAGTTCGAGGAGCTCCGCAGATCGACCGACGAGCAACTCGACGAGGCGCGAGACTCCTACGAGGTGGCGAAGAACGCTCGCGGGCTGCCGTCGGACGACGCGGGACGGGCGAAGATCGTCTGCCGGCGGTACGCCGAACAGCGGGCGGCGAAGCTCGACGAGGAGTTCCGACCGGCCTGTTACGAGCAGGGTCATCCCGATTGCGAAGGCTGTGCCGAGGACGTCCGGGAAGGACGGATCGAGACCTGGTAA
- a CDS encoding CbaC protein: protein MRISKGALLVVIAILVPFIVEFRTVLSWFGVEISVLESLVLGAVVVLAIVIWAVWPPNGDAEAEPTRSS from the coding sequence ATGCGCATCTCGAAGGGGGCGCTGCTGGTCGTCATCGCCATCCTCGTCCCGTTCATCGTCGAGTTCCGGACGGTGCTCTCGTGGTTCGGCGTCGAGATCTCCGTCCTCGAGTCGCTCGTACTGGGCGCGGTCGTCGTCCTCGCGATCGTGATCTGGGCTGTGTGGCCGCCCAACGGTGACGCGGAGGCCGAACCGACCCGCTCGAGCTGA
- a CDS encoding VOC family protein codes for MLSDTPGLHHVTGIVGDAQTAIDFYVGVLGVRLVTQTVNFEDILQHHLYFGDANGTPGTVLTHFPDPHGDPGRAGKPQLESVSFVVPTDSLEYWETRLADHDVAVEGPLERFDERVLRFEDPAGTQVELVAGPPVPGDIERWTAGPVPTEHAIRGLHGVAALSVNPYATAGTLETLGFEHEAEDGDRIRYRATGSRATVVDVLDRDAPFGREGTGTLHHVAVRVEEEDDLHEWRDLFDDRGYDVSRVKDRHVFHSLYVREPGGILFELATETDGVAASEAGTDPGESLYLPDWFEDDRDLIESQLPALTVPTGRSTDEEPAGTEDR; via the coding sequence ATGCTGTCCGACACGCCGGGGCTCCACCACGTGACGGGGATCGTCGGGGACGCACAGACGGCGATCGACTTCTACGTGGGTGTGCTCGGCGTTCGACTCGTCACGCAGACGGTCAACTTCGAGGACATCCTCCAGCACCACCTCTACTTCGGCGACGCGAACGGGACGCCGGGGACGGTCCTGACTCACTTCCCGGACCCGCACGGCGATCCCGGCCGGGCCGGAAAACCACAGCTCGAGTCGGTCTCGTTCGTGGTTCCGACCGACTCCCTCGAGTACTGGGAGACGCGGCTCGCGGATCACGACGTCGCGGTCGAGGGGCCGCTCGAGCGATTCGACGAGCGAGTGCTGCGGTTCGAGGATCCCGCGGGGACGCAGGTCGAACTCGTGGCCGGGCCGCCGGTTCCGGGGGACATCGAACGCTGGACCGCTGGTCCCGTTCCGACGGAGCACGCGATCCGCGGGCTCCACGGTGTCGCGGCGCTGTCGGTCAATCCCTACGCGACTGCGGGGACGCTCGAGACGCTGGGATTCGAACACGAGGCCGAAGACGGCGATCGGATCCGGTATCGTGCCACCGGATCGCGGGCCACGGTCGTCGACGTGCTGGATCGGGACGCCCCGTTCGGCCGCGAGGGGACGGGAACGCTCCACCACGTGGCGGTCCGAGTCGAGGAAGAGGACGATCTCCACGAGTGGAGAGACCTCTTCGACGACCGCGGCTACGACGTCTCCCGCGTCAAGGATCGCCACGTCTTCCACTCGCTGTACGTCCGCGAGCCGGGCGGGATCCTCTTCGAACTGGCGACCGAGACCGACGGCGTCGCCGCGAGTGAGGCCGGAACGGACCCCGGCGAATCGCTGTACCTGCCCGACTGGTTCGAGGACGATCGGGACTTGATCGAGAGCCAGCTCCCGGCGCTGACGGTCCCGACGGGGCGATCGACCGACGAGGAACCCGCAGGTACCGAGGACCGATGA
- a CDS encoding cytochrome-ba3 oxidase subunit produces MTLESVTPRHAAAVGLLAFVPVLVYGITHSALAGIVSGINLLIIFASLYIATTPVEGGHGHGHPGDGNGTAS; encoded by the coding sequence ATGACTCTCGAGAGCGTCACGCCGCGACACGCGGCGGCCGTCGGATTGCTCGCGTTCGTTCCGGTTCTCGTCTACGGGATCACCCACTCCGCACTCGCCGGCATCGTCAGCGGGATCAATCTGCTCATCATCTTCGCCTCGCTGTACATCGCGACGACGCCGGTCGAGGGCGGGCACGGACACGGTCATCCCGGTGACGGCAACGGCACCGCGAGTTAA
- a CDS encoding mannose-1-phosphate guanylyltransferase, with the protein MERPVIACVLAGGTGSRLYPASRSDRPKQFLPLVGERSLLSRTMDRTAFADERHVLTRESFAGEIHEHAPEAGVLVEPDGKDTGPALVYAAWRLRDRFETEPVLVCLPSDHHVDDDAAFAARLERAAEIAAETDGLVTLGVAPTRPATGYGYIVPDRTEFSESGEFASVERFTEKPDREEATRLLESGAYWNAGIFAWTPGALLREARDSPLAPLVDALEDGDPDCGFDAIDPASVDYAIMERASDVFVTPLSVTWDDLGTWDAIGRVLETDNDDAENQSVGGDVLSVDASNNVVAAPDAHVSLLDVDDLIVAAFDDRILVAPRDSSQRVRDVVARLRERNAF; encoded by the coding sequence ATGGAGCGGCCAGTCATCGCGTGCGTCCTCGCCGGCGGAACCGGAAGTCGACTCTACCCCGCGAGCCGAAGCGATCGCCCGAAACAGTTCCTCCCGCTCGTCGGGGAGCGGTCGCTGCTTTCGCGGACGATGGACCGAACGGCGTTCGCCGACGAACGACACGTCCTCACGCGCGAGTCCTTCGCCGGCGAGATTCACGAGCACGCACCGGAAGCGGGCGTGCTGGTCGAGCCCGACGGCAAGGATACCGGCCCGGCGCTGGTCTACGCGGCATGGCGGCTGCGCGATCGCTTCGAGACGGAGCCGGTGTTGGTCTGTCTGCCCAGCGATCACCACGTCGACGACGACGCGGCGTTCGCAGCTCGACTCGAGCGCGCCGCCGAAATAGCGGCCGAAACGGACGGCCTCGTCACGCTCGGGGTCGCGCCGACGAGACCTGCGACGGGGTACGGCTACATCGTCCCCGACCGAACCGAGTTCAGCGAGAGTGGTGAGTTCGCCTCAGTCGAGCGATTCACAGAGAAACCCGACCGCGAGGAGGCGACCCGGCTCCTCGAGTCCGGTGCGTACTGGAACGCCGGCATCTTCGCCTGGACGCCCGGCGCGCTGTTACGCGAAGCGCGCGACTCCCCGCTCGCGCCGCTGGTCGACGCGCTCGAGGACGGTGATCCCGACTGCGGGTTCGACGCTATCGACCCCGCCAGCGTAGATTACGCGATTATGGAGCGTGCGAGCGACGTCTTCGTGACGCCGCTGTCAGTCACCTGGGACGACCTCGGGACGTGGGACGCCATCGGACGGGTGCTCGAGACCGATAACGACGACGCGGAGAATCAATCTGTCGGCGGAGACGTCCTCTCCGTCGACGCGTCGAACAACGTCGTCGCCGCGCCCGACGCACACGTCTCCCTGCTCGACGTCGACGACCTGATCGTCGCCGCGTTCGACGATCGAATTCTCGTCGCTCCGCGCGATTCGTCACAGCGAGTTCGAGACGTCGTCGCCCGCCTTCGCGAACGCAACGCTTTCTGA
- a CDS encoding dihydrodipicolinate synthase family protein: protein MDIHDALRGITCPTVTPFDDGSIDDAALADLLDHLQAGGIDAVFPCGTTGEFPALTADEQRHVIETTVDHAEVPVVAGAAATSVEDTIAAIDRAADAGADAAAIVAPYFTTANAPAGNEQFFEAVLADASLPVLLYNIPQCTGQRIEPETVAAVADHERAIGIKDSSGDLEYFLSVLGTTPDEFLCLQGYDALLVPALRMGADGGINALSNVVPEVLREAFERADDERGRDLQRDAISPLFEACTTHDFAPATKTALTERGVISSGEVRPPLVAVDDPGSEAIGDALEAALAVGER, encoded by the coding sequence ATGGACATTCACGATGCACTCCGGGGGATCACCTGTCCGACGGTGACGCCGTTCGACGACGGATCGATCGACGATGCCGCTCTCGCCGACCTGCTCGATCACCTGCAAGCAGGCGGCATCGACGCCGTCTTCCCCTGTGGAACGACCGGCGAGTTCCCCGCCCTGACGGCCGACGAGCAACGACACGTCATCGAGACGACGGTCGACCACGCCGAGGTCCCCGTCGTCGCGGGGGCGGCGGCGACGAGCGTCGAGGACACGATCGCGGCCATCGACCGCGCCGCCGACGCGGGTGCCGACGCCGCCGCGATCGTCGCGCCGTATTTCACGACCGCGAACGCGCCTGCTGGCAACGAACAGTTCTTCGAAGCGGTCCTCGCAGACGCGTCGCTCCCCGTCTTGCTGTACAACATTCCGCAATGTACGGGCCAGCGGATCGAACCGGAGACCGTCGCCGCCGTCGCGGACCACGAGCGGGCGATCGGAATCAAGGACTCGAGCGGCGACCTCGAGTACTTCCTCTCCGTGCTCGGGACGACGCCCGACGAGTTCCTGTGCCTGCAGGGATACGACGCGCTGCTGGTCCCCGCGCTGCGAATGGGTGCCGACGGCGGAATCAACGCGCTATCGAACGTCGTCCCCGAGGTTCTACGGGAGGCGTTCGAACGGGCCGACGACGAACGGGGTCGAGACCTCCAGCGCGACGCCATCTCGCCGCTGTTCGAGGCCTGTACGACCCACGACTTCGCCCCGGCGACGAAGACCGCACTCACCGAACGCGGCGTTATCTCCTCCGGCGAGGTCCGGCCGCCGCTCGTCGCCGTCGACGACCCCGGTTCCGAAGCGATCGGCGACGCCCTCGAGGCCGCACTCGCGGTCGGCGAGCGGTAG
- a CDS encoding RPA family protein, whose amino-acid sequence MSQSELTREVARRVFASEFNDSTYAFKESDDERAPNFALLPTGDRANRVFVVGTLTETEDVGDDSEYWRGRVVDPTGTFFVYAGQYQPEAASVLRDTEPPEYVSIVGKPRTYETDDGTVNVSLRPESIAVVDDATRDRWVVETARHTLDRIEAFEEWEAEQEAPESGSTAPTNEYAEMARERYDSPVVNYRNDVIQALESLETVEDDTEATV is encoded by the coding sequence ATGAGCCAGTCAGAACTCACCCGCGAAGTCGCCCGCCGCGTCTTCGCTTCCGAATTCAACGATTCGACGTACGCGTTCAAAGAGAGCGACGACGAGCGAGCGCCGAACTTCGCGCTCCTCCCGACGGGCGACCGCGCGAACCGCGTGTTCGTCGTCGGCACCCTCACCGAAACCGAGGACGTCGGCGACGACAGCGAGTACTGGCGCGGCCGCGTCGTCGACCCGACGGGGACGTTCTTCGTCTACGCCGGCCAGTACCAGCCCGAGGCCGCCTCGGTGCTCCGGGACACGGAGCCGCCGGAATACGTCTCCATCGTCGGCAAACCGCGCACCTACGAGACCGACGACGGGACCGTCAACGTCTCCTTGCGACCGGAGTCGATCGCGGTCGTCGACGACGCCACCCGCGACCGCTGGGTCGTCGAAACCGCCCGGCACACGCTCGATCGCATCGAGGCCTTCGAAGAGTGGGAAGCCGAACAGGAAGCGCCCGAAAGCGGTTCGACCGCACCGACGAACGAATACGCCGAGATGGCCCGCGAACGCTACGACTCGCCCGTCGTCAACTACCGCAACGACGTGATTCAGGCGCTCGAGAGCCTCGAGACCGTCGAGGACGACACGGAAGCGACGGTCTGA
- a CDS encoding alpha/beta hydrolase encodes MTESGRSMDAVSGPHAGQPLLTAGAPALAADAALIACHGRGATAQGVINLMEPVSRHGVAVLAPQAERSRWYPRPSTAPRADNEPWLSSSVDCVADAVEAARAIDVPPERTVIAGFSQGACVAAEFVRRNPARYGGLAVLSGLLPGSTGELRSTSIDGSLEDTPVLVGYGADDPRVDRERVAETIRIFEEADAAVDERCYPDTGHEVTDDEFDAIGAMLEAVLEE; translated from the coding sequence ATGACGGAATCGGGCCGCTCGATGGATGCCGTCTCGGGACCCCACGCCGGTCAGCCGCTCCTCACGGCCGGTGCGCCCGCACTGGCCGCGGACGCAGCGTTGATCGCCTGTCACGGTCGCGGCGCGACGGCACAGGGCGTCATCAACCTCATGGAACCGGTCTCTCGACACGGCGTCGCCGTCCTCGCGCCGCAGGCCGAGCGAAGCCGCTGGTATCCGCGGCCGTCGACCGCACCGCGAGCGGACAACGAACCGTGGCTCTCCTCGAGCGTCGACTGCGTGGCCGACGCAGTCGAGGCCGCGCGAGCAATCGACGTCCCACCGGAGCGGACCGTCATCGCCGGCTTCTCGCAGGGCGCGTGCGTCGCCGCGGAGTTCGTCCGCCGAAATCCGGCCCGCTACGGCGGACTCGCCGTCCTCTCGGGGCTGCTCCCCGGGTCGACCGGCGAGCTCCGTTCGACCTCGATCGACGGCTCGCTCGAGGACACGCCGGTCCTCGTGGGCTACGGCGCGGACGACCCGCGCGTCGATCGCGAGCGCGTCGCCGAGACGATTCGAATCTTCGAGGAGGCTGACGCCGCGGTCGACGAGCGGTGCTATCCCGACACGGGCCACGAAGTCACCGACGACGAGTTCGACGCGATCGGCGCGATGCTCGAGGCTGTTCTGGAGGAGTAA